Genomic segment of Ewingella sp. CoE-038-23:
TGCACCTGTCGCCGCGCGAACGCCGCCGCCTGATTGGCCAAAACATTTCGATGATTTTCCAAGAGCCGCAGTCCTGTCTCGACCCGTCCGAAAGCATCGGCAAACAGCTGATGCAGGCGATCCCCGGCTGGACCTACAAAGGCCGCTGGTATCAGCGTTTCGGTTGGCGCAAGCGCCGAGCCATTGAGCTGCTGCACCGCGTGGGCATTAAAGATCACAAAGACATCATGGCCAGCTTCCCCTATGAGCTGACCGAGGGCGAGTGTCAGAAAGTGATGATTGCCATCGCGCTGGCCAACCAGCCACGGCTGCTGATCGCCGATGAACCCACCAATGCCATGGAGCCAACCACCCAGGCGCAGATTTTCCGCCTGCTTTCGCGGCTCAATCAGAACAATAACACCACCATTTTGCTTATCAGCCATGACCTGCAAATGATGAGCAAATGGGCCAACCGGGTTAACGTGCTCTACTGCGGGCAGACGGTGGAGAGTGCCGTTTGCGAAGACCTACTGGTGGCGCCGCATCACCCTTACACCCAAGCCTTAATCCGTGCCATGCCGGACTTTGGCCGCTCGCTGCCGCACAAAAGCCGCCTGAACACCCTGCCCGGCGCCATTCCCTCGCTGGAGCATCTGCCAGTGGGTTGCCGTCTGGGGCCGCGTTGCCCTTATGCACAAAAGAAATGTATTGAGACACCGCGTCTGCGAGTGGTTAAAACTCACGCCTTCGCCTGCCACTTCCCGCTCAACATGGAGGAGCAATGATGGTTGAGACCCTGCTTGAAGTACGCAACCTGAGCAAAACCTTTCGCTACCGCACCGGCCTGTTCCGTAAGATGGACCTTGATGCCGTGAAGCCGGTGAGTTTCACCCTGCGCGAGCGGCAGACGCTGGCGATCATTGGCGAAAACGGCTCGGGCAAGTCAACGCTGGCGAAAATGCTCTCGGGAATGATTGAACCGACGGGCGGCGAGATCCTGATTGACGATCAGCCGCTGAACTACGGCGATTACCGTTTCCGCAGCCAGCAGATCCGCATGATTTTTCAGGACC
This window contains:
- the sapD gene encoding putrescine export ABC transporter ATP-binding protein SapD, whose protein sequence is MPLLDIRNLTIEFMTSDGPVKAVDRVSMTLSAGEIRGLVGESGSGKSLIAKAICGVTKDNWRVTADRMRFDDIDLLHLSPRERRRLIGQNISMIFQEPQSCLDPSESIGKQLMQAIPGWTYKGRWYQRFGWRKRRAIELLHRVGIKDHKDIMASFPYELTEGECQKVMIAIALANQPRLLIADEPTNAMEPTTQAQIFRLLSRLNQNNNTTILLISHDLQMMSKWANRVNVLYCGQTVESAVCEDLLVAPHHPYTQALIRAMPDFGRSLPHKSRLNTLPGAIPSLEHLPVGCRLGPRCPYAQKKCIETPRLRVVKTHAFACHFPLNMEEQ